One Terriglobales bacterium genomic region harbors:
- a CDS encoding TylF/MycF/NovP-related O-methyltransferase, whose protein sequence is MRIGNFEIHRWRGVPSDFDARVAATFKAVKPYTMTSPERVWGLCHATEYIVKNRIKGDVVECGVWRGGSMMAAARTLLELGDTSRHLYLFDTFQGMTDVSAEDGERAARWMRRRERKKFVVGLEEVRHNLNLTGYPADRIHLIPGPVENTLPDSAPPHICLLRLDTDWYESTVHELVHLFPRLQQSGVLIVDDYGYWEGARKATNEYFADKSILLHRMDYTGRIAVKC, encoded by the coding sequence GGGGCGTTCCTTCCGACTTTGACGCTCGGGTCGCCGCCACCTTTAAGGCAGTCAAACCGTACACAATGACAAGCCCGGAGCGTGTCTGGGGACTCTGCCACGCAACCGAATACATTGTAAAAAACAGGATTAAGGGAGACGTGGTGGAATGCGGTGTCTGGAGAGGTGGAAGCATGATGGCTGCCGCCCGCACTCTCCTGGAGCTGGGAGACACATCCCGCCATCTCTATTTATTCGACACATTCCAGGGGATGACTGACGTGTCGGCTGAGGACGGCGAACGGGCCGCACGGTGGATGCGGCGGCGCGAGCGCAAGAAATTCGTCGTCGGTCTCGAAGAAGTACGTCACAATCTAAACCTGACTGGCTATCCCGCTGATCGCATTCATCTTATTCCCGGCCCTGTTGAAAACACGCTCCCGGACTCCGCGCCGCCGCATATTTGTCTCTTGCGCCTGGATACCGATTGGTACGAGTCCACCGTGCATGAGCTTGTACACCTCTTTCCACGACTTCAACAAAGCGGGGTACTGATTGTCGACGATTATGGATACTGGGAAGGAGCTCGCAAAGCCACGAACGAGTACTTTGCCGATAAGTCGATTCTTTTGCATCGCATGGACTACACGGGCAGAATCGCAGTGAAATGCTAG
- a CDS encoding ABC transporter ATP-binding protein, which yields MFPSLRPLGPYLWRYRARLFWGLLTVFLNNGIWILFPQVLRYAIDDLHLGVTRPKLLTYSLLLVAIALTKGVFQFLTRWIMIGISREIEFDLRNDLFRHLEGLSYSYYQRTRTGDIMARATNDLNAVRMLLGPAIMYTANTLVFTAGALVFMYALSPRMTLYAFAPLPLVSIVVQYFGRRIHERFERIQAMFSEISARAQENFSGTRVIRAYVQEEAEIAAFEGANREYIARSLKLVRLMGMLWPTLETMLGLAIVLVLWLGGREVILGRLTVGEFVAFNTYMVQLTWPVIALGWVINIFQRGNASMGRINEILNEKPTIGDQGVPTPPPAAAIQGELEFRNLSFRYNGVPVLEDVSLRIPAGTSLAIVGPTGSGKSTLVNLIPRIYDAEPGQILLDGRPLREYPLETLRRNIGFVPQETFLFSESVRENIAFGTEQASDEEVRSAAAGASIAPDIEEFPEKYATLVGERGITLSGGQKQRTAIARALIRNPRILVLDDALSSVDTYTEEKILHHLREIMQGCTTIFISHRVSTVRDADQIAVLHSGRIVELGRHDELLARNGYYTDLYQKQLLEEELETV from the coding sequence ATGTTTCCCAGCCTGCGACCTCTCGGGCCTTATCTGTGGAGATACCGGGCCCGCCTGTTCTGGGGCCTGCTCACCGTCTTCCTCAACAACGGCATCTGGATCCTCTTTCCCCAGGTGCTGCGCTATGCCATTGACGACCTGCATCTGGGCGTGACCCGGCCTAAGCTGCTCACTTATTCCCTGCTGCTGGTAGCCATCGCGCTGACCAAGGGCGTCTTCCAGTTCCTGACGCGCTGGATCATGATCGGCATCTCGCGCGAGATCGAGTTTGACCTGCGCAACGACCTCTTCCGCCACCTGGAAGGCCTCTCCTACTCCTACTACCAGCGCACGCGGACGGGCGACATCATGGCCCGCGCCACCAACGACCTGAACGCGGTGCGCATGCTGCTGGGCCCGGCCATCATGTACACGGCCAACACCCTGGTGTTCACCGCCGGGGCGCTAGTGTTCATGTACGCCCTCAGTCCCCGCATGACGCTCTACGCCTTTGCGCCACTGCCGCTGGTGAGCATCGTGGTGCAGTACTTCGGGCGGCGCATCCATGAGCGCTTCGAGCGCATCCAGGCTATGTTCTCCGAAATCTCCGCCCGGGCGCAGGAGAACTTCTCCGGCACGCGCGTGATCCGCGCCTACGTCCAGGAGGAAGCCGAGATCGCGGCCTTCGAGGGCGCCAACCGCGAATACATCGCGCGCAGCCTGAAGCTGGTGCGCCTGATGGGCATGCTGTGGCCCACGCTCGAGACCATGCTGGGCCTGGCTATCGTGCTGGTGCTGTGGCTGGGCGGGCGCGAGGTCATCCTCGGCCGCCTGACCGTGGGCGAGTTCGTGGCTTTCAACACCTACATGGTGCAGCTGACCTGGCCGGTGATCGCGCTGGGCTGGGTCATCAACATCTTCCAGCGCGGCAACGCCTCCATGGGAAGGATCAACGAGATCCTGAACGAGAAGCCTACGATTGGCGACCAGGGTGTGCCCACTCCGCCCCCAGCGGCGGCCATCCAAGGCGAGTTGGAGTTCCGCAACCTCAGCTTCCGCTACAACGGCGTCCCGGTGCTCGAGGACGTCAGCCTGCGCATCCCCGCCGGCACCAGCCTGGCCATCGTGGGCCCGACGGGCTCGGGAAAATCCACGCTGGTGAACCTGATCCCGCGCATCTACGACGCCGAGCCCGGCCAGATCCTGCTCGACGGGCGTCCCCTGCGCGAGTATCCGCTGGAGACGCTGCGCCGCAACATCGGATTCGTCCCCCAAGAGACGTTCCTGTTCAGCGAGAGCGTGCGCGAGAACATCGCCTTCGGCACCGAGCAAGCATCGGACGAAGAGGTCCGCAGCGCAGCCGCGGGCGCCAGCATCGCGCCCGACATCGAAGAATTTCCCGAGAAGTACGCCACGCTGGTGGGCGAGCGCGGCATCACGCTCTCCGGAGGCCAGAAGCAGCGCACCGCCATCGCCCGCGCCCTCATCCGCAATCCCCGCATCCTGGTGCTCGACGACGCGCTTTCGAGCGTGGATACCTACACGGAGGAGAAGATCCTCCACCACCTGCGGGAGATCATGCAGGGATGCACCACCATCTTCATCTCGCACCGGGTCTCGACCGTGCGTGACGCTGACCAGATCGCGGTGCTGCACAGCGGCCGCATCGTCGAACTGGGGCGCCACGACGAGCTGCTGGCCCGCAACGGCTACTACACCGACCTCTATCAGAAGCAGTTGCTGGAGGAAGAGCTGGAGACGGTCTAG
- a CDS encoding methyltransferase domain-containing protein, with the protein MKRVVTPELLDDDAGSPAEVSSSLADLQRINRWFGGVRVLSRLVERVAARSGRRELTLLDVAGATGDVPALAREQLQKQGIRLEVTVLDRATSHLEPGNRSVVGNALALPFRDASFDLVSSSLFVHHLEPPEVRQFVNEALRVSRLAVLINDLRRHPVHLGLVYAGLPLYRSRLTRHDAPASIRRAYTPAEMRGLLGQTAAAQVDFRTYYLYRMGIIAWRNGAAA; encoded by the coding sequence ATGAAACGAGTGGTCACGCCCGAGCTGCTGGACGACGACGCTGGCAGCCCCGCCGAAGTCTCCAGCTCCCTCGCTGACCTGCAACGCATCAACCGCTGGTTCGGCGGAGTCCGCGTGCTCTCGCGGCTGGTGGAGCGGGTGGCGGCGCGATCCGGCCGGCGCGAGCTGACCCTGCTGGACGTCGCCGGAGCCACCGGCGATGTCCCAGCGCTGGCGCGGGAGCAGCTCCAGAAACAGGGCATCCGGCTGGAAGTGACCGTCCTGGACCGCGCCACCTCGCACCTGGAGCCAGGGAATCGCAGCGTCGTCGGCAACGCTCTGGCGCTTCCCTTCCGCGACGCGAGCTTCGACCTGGTCTCCTCTTCCCTCTTTGTTCATCACCTGGAGCCGCCGGAGGTGCGCCAGTTCGTCAATGAGGCGCTGCGCGTGAGCCGCCTGGCGGTACTCATCAACGACCTTCGCCGGCACCCGGTCCACCTGGGGCTGGTGTATGCGGGGCTGCCGCTCTACCGCAGCCGCCTTACCCGGCACGACGCCCCGGCGTCCATCCGCCGCGCCTACACGCCCGCGGAAATGCGCGGCCTGCTTGGCCAGACCGCCGCCGCACAGGTGGACTTCCGCACCTACTACCTCTACCGCAT